The DNA segment CTGACGGCGGTCGAGTGGTCGACCTTGACCACAACGCTCAATGTCACGATGGTTGACAcgttttttaaaagaaaatcgCATGAAAGAGTCTCACTACTTATTAATATTACCAATAAAATTATTATCAAAAAATCAAAACAACTTGAAGAAATAAACCAAAAACGAAAAACGAAAACAGGAAAAAGTGAGTAAAACCGTCGCTGAGACGTAGACGCTTGGCGACATATCTGGAGGCCTATATGGGCGGCTGACAGACAACATTAAAATTTCAAAACAGACTCGCATGATTCGTACACTAtatatccccccatttctttacAACAagacaaaaccaaaccaaacccatTCATATTCCTCTATTCAACACCCCACTCGCCGGAGCTCCACTTGCCGGAACCCCCCATCACCACGTCACCCCCTTTGTCCTTTTCTGCATTCTGTTTCTTACACTCATCATATACTTACTTACACACACCCTTATATCTatatttctagagagagaaactttGCCAAGTTTCAGGGAAGGAGGCATGCCTGTGTTCTTTCCAACAAAGggtataataataacaataataataatattaatttatattttcttgtttttttgtGGTGTTGGTTTTAGTTCATCTGGGTTTGAATCAAGATTTtgtttcttgatttcttgattttttttaattttcttgatttttgataTCTGCATGTGTTGGTTTGAATCCCCATCTGGGTATTAGAATATTAAATTTGCTAAAAAGAAAATTAAATTTGTAATATTTTAAATGTATGCATTTTCTTCTTGTTCTTGCTTAAGAAAATTCTCAcaaatcttgtttttttttttttaatttgtctTGATTTTTGAAATCTGCATGTGTTAGTTTGAATGCTCATCTGGGTATTGGTTATTATGTGATTGTATattaaatttttaatattttaaatgtatgcattttcttcttgtttATGCTTAAGATAATTATCACAAATCTTGATATTTTGATTTGTGATATCTGCATGTGTTAGTTTGATTCTGTATCTGGGTGCTTGGTTGTTATGTGATTAAAATATTGTATTTATTAAAAAGaattacatttattatattttaaatGTATGCATTTTGTTCTTGTTCTTGCTTAAGAATTTCTGACAAATCTTGATTTCCTGATCTTGACTTTTAAGACACTCTTGTGTGTTGTTAAGCTCTTATTCATCCTTTAAACTTGTAGTGGGTCCCAATGGGGCCTACAAGAAAATGATATCGTAGGTTTTAATATAGTCATTGTGTTCTTTTTTCTCTACATGTATAATACATGTATAATAtctatatataatacatatataatatctatatgtgtgggcgctcgggggcaaaagtgaaatggtattaactttaacgttattttactaatttcgtgaaaataacgttaaaagtggcggatggttaatcatgcatcatgtggtgatgttgatagctgaaagacacgggGTACGTGCACCAATTAGTCTCTGtcccgattgtttgagtgttatgtgtcttaggtctatggcttgatacaaaactacaatcgagccgggggtctcactcgaagcagcctctctattcctacggagtagaggtaaggctgtctacatctaccctccttagaccctaccttagctttgctattgtgGGATGtattgagtatgatgatgatgatttgtgTTCTTTTTCCTGTTCTTGATTTGGCCTAATCTGTTCTTAATAGTTAATCTTGTGAGTTTATCCCAAATCATTACATTCAGTTCAAAATTCTTTAATCATGGTGTTTATTTTCTTAACTTTATTTGGTTGAATTTGTGCTTAAGTTTGCTCTTAGAGTATATCAATGCATGTCACTTTTTTTGACGTTCTTGAGCTCATGTGGAGAGCCGGGGATTTTAGCAGGAGCAACCTCTCTATTTTTCCGTATAGAGGAAAGGTTTGCCCCCATCCTACATATAGTTTCTAGCTAAAAGTGGGATTTTACTGGGTATGTATGTTTGCGTTTGCACTCGTGTGGATGAACACTGAGTGACATGGACGCGTTTTTGAGAGGCACTGTTGCGGATGCTCTTTCGTAAGATACTAAGGGTTGTTTGGGATTTGCCTaattcacttttttttttttttaaatataagtaACTTCTTTTGTGTGTTTGGATGAAGAAAAATAATTATCTTGATGCATTTGTTTAGTTTAGATTTAAAATAAGTTGATCTTAATAAGTGGTTCGAGGTCATTTGTTCCGAACTCACTATTGTTCATGGTTATAAAAATCCCCCAAAGCCTTCTATTAGTcgccgattaatcgctagtccctCGTTCACCGAGTAATTTTCATCTAATCGGCCAAAAATCAGTGGCTGTCTAGTGATTCCGGCCAAAACCTGTAAATGTTGGCAATTAATCCTATCTACTTCAAAATATGGGTCGACGAAGGTGTTAAAACATATAATTTTGTTAATTTTGTGAGTTTTTTTCTCAATCATTACATTCGCCTTAAGATTCTTTTGTAATGGCATCACGGCTCGTGTTCATCgctttatttaattaaattctgTGCTTAAATGTGCTTTTAGTAACACTAATTGTATGTTTGTTTAATGCTTAACATTCTTAGTGGAATGCTGGTACAAGATAAGCATCTAATTCTTCACATTATctttttgagttaaatgccattttagtccctgtggtttgggccattttgccagtttagtccaaaggtttcatttttaacctgtgggtccaaaaaaggtttcacagttgccattttagtccacttggtaaacttcatccattttttctgttaacgagaaggccaatttggtcattttgtatgtaattctgttaactaaaaagacaattcaaccatataaaatgaccgaattggccttctcgttaacagaaaaaatggatgaagttaacccaatggactaaaatggcaactgtgaaacctttttgggcccacaggttaaaaatgaaacctttggactaaactggcaaaatggcccaaaccatagggactaaaatggcaatttactcgaaaatatctttttttatttaatttcatcAGATTCTACTATTGTTTTCAGCCTTTATTTATGTCGATATAACATAACGAGTGATTTTCGTATAAACTAACGCTCTTAAGAAGTAACGAGTTTTGAAAGCATGCAAGAATTACTTAAAAACAACTGTGACCCGTGTGGTGTTGCGTTTCCTTCTCAGTGGACGGGTGTTGAGGCGTTTGTTGACCAGTCAACTTTGTCTGATAACTTGAGTTTGAAAATGGGATCTTCGACGCCACATCAGCAAAGTACGAAGCAAATAGGTTTTCAGTTTCAGTTTCAAGATCAAGATTCATCGTCAACTCAGTCAACAAGTCAATCGTATCCTGAAGTAACTAGTGCTGGAGATAGCTGCAAGTATTGGGAAAAGTATCCGGTTCAATCAggtaattaattttttttctatgAAAATAATGATGTAATGTAATACGTTTAAGATGTCATAAGACGTGTGTAAAATACACCaatcaaaataaattaaaaaaagattaCAGACTAAaggcaggtagacgagcaacaagttgcaccgctacccctttctgaatagcaaaccctaccctgctaaacacaaaattctgccccttaacatgcgCGGTGTTACTGCTTACTACCTGCTGAATCCGCTTGAGGAACCTTACCGCATCAGAGGCGAGAGCGCCAAAAGTATCGAAAGCGAACCGGACGAACACGTGCTGATTCTCTATctattatatatttataatttatattgtTAATGTGGTTGGTTTAGACTGTTAGTCAATAAAACTTTTAATATTGTTAGTAATAGATTTAAGAAATCTAATACGAAATTTGAAGTTAACTGCACTCACTAAATGTAAACTTTTGTTATGATTTTTTGACGTATGGTTGATCTTTAGGGATTTTTCTATAAATAAACACGTTGGGTTCGAAATGGGCCGGATTAGCATGCAACCACCTTTTTTGTTCATTTTAAgacatttttataaataatcTGACTTGTTTAAATATGATTAGTAAACATTACTATTTTATGATAATAATCTAAATTTTTTAATAAAGTGATATGTTCCTTCTTTTGGTTAAATTTTTGTTTCTACAAGGCCCAGATGTGTAGATAGTCACCCCAAAAAGGTGGTTTTTGTCTTTATATGCACACTCTGCAGTGTTGAACTGTGGTCAAAACGTGGTGTTTTGGTCCGGGTCTGGTATAATGTTCTGTTCATTCATCCATGGAAAGAGGTTATTACAATATACAAGTAactaattttgttttatttactTTGGATCGGATAAATATGCTATTACCAAATCGACCCGTTCATAAATCGGTCAAAGCCTAAGGGCTAAGCATATGTGTTTTGCATACAAAACTGCTGATGAACCGCAACATAAAGTTTGTGACTATTGACATAGTTATTTATTGAAGCGTGCGGATAacatctaattgtagatttataAGCCCTTACGATTACTATTTTTTACCAGCTCACGGGACACATGAAGATGGTAGCGTGGGGTCCGCTTTGCCTAATGGTACTCAAGATTTTGCTTTTGCTTCTCAACCTGATCACAAGCAGCAATATGTAAGTTTAGTAACTTATAGATCAAtttcaaacgggtcaaattggGTGGTGTTTTTCTAGTAAATGCTGAAATGGGTCGAGTTGCATCGACTTGGagctttttttttaaaataagtgTTAGTGCCAAATACGATTGCAAAACTTATATTGTTGTTAATAATAATGCAGTTTTTATAATATTTTGCTTTAGTAGAGGTGGCAAAATGTTTGGGTTGGGTAACAAATGAGTGTTTTTAGCAGTGGTAAACGGGTCGATTCAGGTTGACCTTAGCTTTCTTTGAGCAAAGTTTTTAAAATGAGtgaattacgtttttggcccctgtggttatatcatttttactatattagcccaaaataagaatttttaacatacctgcccccatggtctctataactgacaattttggcccctaagtctaaccattttggcccccataactaaccattttggcccccatgatctctagacttaggggccaaaatggttagttatagagaccatgagggcaaatatgttaaaaattcttattttgggttAATATAgtaaagtgatataaccacaggggccaaaaacgtaatttactcttttaaaaTTTAGTAAGTTTTAATCtgcttacagaagttgtgttatTTTAATAGTAATGTTACTATTTCAAAACAAATTTATTGTGGCGGCTTTATGCATAAAACACACTTTGAGTGATGTTCAGACCGTTTGACCCGTTTAGTGTTAAGCCATTTTTTGTTACCTTTACTTGTTAAGAGTTAAAACAACGGTTCGTAAGTAAATGAGTTGTTAATTGTTATGTTAAGTCTTTATAcgtgatggtttttttttttttttttttttttcggatTACATTTCAGGCTTGTATTCCACTTCCATACTATCATGGGATGTTTGCGCCTTATGGCTACGGGTCACAAGCTATGGTGAACACATTACTAAGCCTTCTTTCTGTTTTGTATTTAGTAACATCTTAATCATGCCATAATTGATCTTATTCTTTTTTAATAATGCCATATTATACAGCTTCCTCATTTTCAAGGAATGAACATAACGTCTACGCGGGTCCCACTTCCTCCCGATTTTTCGCAAGGTGAAGCCATATATGTCAACGCAAAACAGTACAGCGCCATTCTTCGTAGGAGACAACAACGTGCAAAACTTGAGGCGCAAAACAAGCTTTTAAAACCTCGAAAGGTATTCATGCGTTGAGCTTCTACTTATATTCTTGCAAGCCAATTCACATTTCTGTTTTACAACTATTTGCATACGGGTGCTAAACGGGTTGTGTTCgtgggttggcgggttcaacctgaTCCGAACCCGGAAATTTTAGacgaacccgaacacgacctgaACCCGAAAtcgtgtcatacatatgaacccgaacacgacccgttaaacccgatttttttttattttttatttttttccccGCAAATTAATTAATgtataaaaattaaaatatagtacaaaaaacaaaaatgtatataatacaattacatttatattatataaaaattaaaatttactaaaaaaacacaaatgtatataatacaattacatttaaGCTATAAAATCTTATgtgaatttatatttttaaagttatatttaTGGCAAAAAGTACACAGTGAAATTAATTTATgatataaaaaatgtaaaaaaataatataatataaatgggttaaacgggtcaacccaccATCCCTACCAGGTTGATCCGAACCCgtcccgtttagctaaacgggttcgggGCTCAACTTGAAACTGACCCAAACCTGTTTAGACTTAACCCATACCTGCGAATTTCGTGTCGTGTTTTGGGGTCGGGTCAGATGTTCACACCCCTATGCATACATAAATATGACTATTATCATATGGACTTTTAAACATCATACAAATCTTTTTGGACAGCCATATCTCCATGAATCAAGACATGTTCATGCACTCAAGAGGGCAAGAGGACCCGGTGGGCGgtttttaaacttgaaaaagattCAAGAAACTCAACCCGACGACTCAACCAACGAACAAGACGACATGGAACTCGCACCGAGTTTCGAAAACAATCATGGTGGCAGCTCAGACAGCACAACCACCTCAAATGTGGACAACTACTTCCACCATCAAGAACTCAAGTTCTCTC comes from the Helianthus annuus cultivar XRQ/B chromosome 4, HanXRQr2.0-SUNRISE, whole genome shotgun sequence genome and includes:
- the LOC110935498 gene encoding nuclear transcription factor Y subunit A-3 isoform X2, which encodes MGSSTPHQQSTKQIGFQFQFQDQDSSSTQSTSQSYPEVTSAGDSCKYWEKYPVQSAHGTHEDGSVGSALPNGTQDFAFASQPDHKQQYACIPLPYYHGMFAPYGYGSQAMLPHFQGMNITSTRVPLPPDFSQGEAIYVNAKQYSAILRRRQQRAKLEAQNKLLKPRKPYLHESRHVHALKRARGPGGRFLNLKKIQETQPDDSTNEQDDMELAPSFENNHGGSSDSTTTSNVDNYFHHQELKFSLYDSHSDGPTQTDGFGGTHHMFR
- the LOC110935498 gene encoding nuclear transcription factor Y subunit A-3 isoform X1, which codes for MQELLKNNCDPCGVAFPSQWTGVEAFVDQSTLSDNLSLKMGSSTPHQQSTKQIGFQFQFQDQDSSSTQSTSQSYPEVTSAGDSCKYWEKYPVQSAHGTHEDGSVGSALPNGTQDFAFASQPDHKQQYACIPLPYYHGMFAPYGYGSQAMLPHFQGMNITSTRVPLPPDFSQGEAIYVNAKQYSAILRRRQQRAKLEAQNKLLKPRKPYLHESRHVHALKRARGPGGRFLNLKKIQETQPDDSTNEQDDMELAPSFENNHGGSSDSTTTSNVDNYFHHQELKFSLYDSHSDGPTQTDGFGGTHHMFR